In the Arthrobacter sp. CDRTa11 genome, GTTCATTGGTCCGCTTGCCGGACAACCTCAGTTTCAACCGGGCCGCACGGTTCGGATACCTCGGTACCGGCTACGCAGCCTTGCAAAAGGCTCGCCTGGAACCAGGCAGCAGCCTGCTGATCAACGGAATCAGCGGAACCCTCGGACTCGGCACCGCATTGTTTGCCCTCGCCCAGGGCGTAACCACCATCCTGGGAACGGGCAGGAACCGCGAGCTCCTCGAGCGGGTGCGTGCCATTTCCCCGGAACGGATCCAGGTGTTCTCCACGGATGATGGCCCCATCGATGAATGGGTCCGCCGGGTAACCGACGGTGGAGTGGACGGCTATATCAGCGCCCTCGGACCGAATACCCCGCACGCTCCCTTCCTCGAGGGTCTTCGGTCGTTGCGCAGGGGCGGCCGCGCCGTCAACGTCGGTGCAACGGCCGGCGACGTCCCCGTCGATGTTCATCACCTGATGGACCAGCAGCAATCCCTGATCGGATCCTGCTGGTTCTCGCCCGGCGAAGGCCAGGAGATGGCGGCCCTTGCCGGTTCAGGTGCCGTCGATCTGTCGGTGTTCGAAGATGTCGTCTTTGGCCTCGAGGATGTCAATGACGCCATCAACGGTTTGGAAAACCGCAATGGAGGCTTCAGCAATTACATCGTCTCGCCGACCGGTGGGCGGGAGCATGTCTGAACCGCTTCTTGTTGACGCGATCCAGGGGAGGGACCACAACCACTTTCAGGGCGCAGACGGGCAGGCTTCGGCCGTGCGTCGGGTTGTCACAGGTGTCTCCACCCACGGTGAGCCACAGATCGTAAGCGACGGTCCACCGCCCCGCTCCAGGGCACACGTGGCGGTTCCGGGCATGGTCAATTCCGTCGTCTGGGCGACGGCGGCGCCCCCGGAGTCCGGGTACCGTGACCTCACGCCGGACCTCGTCACTCTTGTTCCGGGTGCCGGGGAAACGGTTGCCCTGCTGGTCACCTTTCCTCCGGATACCGTGTTCGCGGACCCGCTCTTCGACGGCCCGAAAGCGGCGCGGGAACAGATGGAGATCACACCTGGCCTCGCTGAACTGTTCGAGCAGGACAATCCAGGCTTCCATACGACTCCCACCGTCGACTATGGCGTCGTGGTGAGCGGTGAGGTCGTGCTTGACCTTGGATCCGCAACAACTGTCCTGCGGCAGGGCGACATTATCGTGCAGAACGGAACGAGACACGCATGGCGGAACCATACCGATCAGCCGGCGACTGTCTTCTTCGTGTTGATCGGAAGGAAGCCGGCGTAAGCCCTCCTGGTGCCTGTCGGCAACGGGTGCCCGGCCATGACGTGCAGCTAGCCGTTGAGCCCGGGCACCCTGTTCCGGCGAAGTACTTCCAGCTCGGAAAAGTTGTCCAGCGGAGGGCGTGTTCCCCTGTAGTGCACCATTCCTTCGGGCAATCCCTTGACCGTTGCCTCCTTGCCGGAAATGTCGACGGTAACCCGCGCAGTACCCACCGGTGCATTTGACCCATGCATGGCGCCCCAGGATTCCGGCAGCACGGGATCCATCCACAGCCCGCCCAAGGAGACATGGGCCTCATAGCGCAGCAGGCTTCGGAGCAACATCACCGGGGCAGCAGAGGCCCATGCCTGGGGAGAGCAGGCCGTGGGGTAGGGCAGTGGCTCAGGGCACTTGTCGCGGCTGAACCCGCAGAACAGCTCCGGAAGCCGGTTGTCCGTATATTCGGCCGCCTCCAACAAAGCAACGGACAGGGTCTGGGCCTCCTCGACGAACCCGTAGCGCATCAGGCCGGCCACGATCAGCGCATTGTCATGTGGCCAGACTGAGCCGTTATGGTAGCTCACCGGGTTGTACGCCTTCATGTCGCTGGCCAGGGTACGTACACCCCAGCCGCTGAACATCTCCGGAGACATGAGCCGATCGGCAACCTGTTGCGCCTTGTCGGCGTCGACGATGCCGGACCACAGGCAGTGGCCCATATTGGAAGCGCAAGCATCAACCTGCCGCTTATCCCGGTCAAGGGCGATGGCGTAGTACCCGCGGTCGGGCAACCAGAATGCCTCGTTGAACCGCTCTTTCAGCCGTGCCGCGCGGTCCTGGAGCTCCGCGGCCAACTCGCTGTCACCGGCATCATGGGCCATCCAGGCACGGGCGATGTAGGCGCTGTAGACGTAACCCTGAACTTCGCACAGCGCAATGGGAGCCTCCGCGAGGCGGCCGTCGGCAAAATTGATTCCGTCCCAGGAATCCTTCCAGCCTTGGTTAATCAGGCCTTGGTCGTTGAGGCGCTCGTACTCGACGAACCCGTCACCGTCACGGTCGCCGTAGTCCCGGATCCAGTCAAGGGCACGGTCCGCATGGGGCAGCAGCGCGGCGATGTCCTCCGCGGAGACGCCCCAGCGGGAGACTTCGCCCATCAGTGCCACGAACAGGGGCGTTGCGTCGGCGCTGCCGTAGTAGGCGGATTTGCCGCCAAGCGCCAGGCCCGTCCCGACGCCGAACCGCACCTCGTGCAGGATCCGCCCCGGTTGCTCTTCCGTCAGGACGTCCTCCACCGTCCCCTGCCGGTCGGCCAGGGTCTGCAGCGTTCCGAGGGCCAGGGACGCGTCGAGCGGCAGGATCATGGATGAGGACAGCAGTGAATCCCGCCCGAACAGTGCCATGAACCACGGCGCACCCGCGGCGGCAACCATGCGGTTGGGATGATCCGGATCCACGATTCGCAAGGCCCCCAGATCGGCGTGGCTGCGCATCATGGTTCGCTGCACGGAAGGATTTCCCATGGTGACATCAGGGATAGTTCTGGCCCAGGCCTGCTGCCGCCTGTCCTGGGGAGAATCCGAGGCCACACCCGGATGGAAAGGATGCCCGTCCGCGGATTCCCCCAGTTCGGGCATCACCGAGGCCCGGACGCTCCACTCGCCTTGGGCAGGAATGACGGTGCTGAACAGCAGGCCATCAGTGCTGGCCTCGCAGCCGGGTGCCCGCACAATGACATCCTTCTTCACCCCTTGCCAAAGCGCCTCGATCCTCAGCGCGCCGTCCTCCGCCCGGCGTGTCTGTGCCCACTGCCGATGGAAACGCCCGTCCTTCACTTCAAAGAGGTCAGCGAAATCCGCATCGGCGGAGAGCACAACCTCACAGGCGGCCGGGTGCGGGGAGTAATTGTAGATAGCGATGTCCTCCAGTATTCCGGCGCCCAACTCCCGGTTGCGGACTACTGTCAGGGGGCTGTCGGCCCTCCCATCGGCGCGAACTCCCCGGCCAATGTAGGTTGCGCGAAAGGGTGAAGGAGTCCATGCCCCCAGCGGCTCCAGCTCCTGGCCATTAACCGTGAGGCACCAGCGGGACAGGATTCTTGTGTCCCTGTGGAAAACACCATGGGGATGATGGGCGAAGATGTCTCCGTTCTGCAACGAAATGCAAAAGGATGAACCCTCTACAAGTGTTACAGCTCCCAGTCCCGTAGAACCGGCAGCATTGTCCGCATTCCATCCGGCCATCCTGGCCCCCTTTGTAGAACGCCGCGTCATCGCATCAGATTGACTGAATCTACGCCTCACAACGAACGCGCGCCAGATGATCTGCAGCGCTCGTGAATCGGATAATCCGTCGTGGAGTACGACGCCGCAACGTCCGTGAGGAGGACCGGCGCGGTCTGAGGATCTAAGATCGCATTGGGGGAAAACGCACTCCCTCGAGAGGAAAATGCAATGGCTGGAAACAGCACCCACCCCGGGCTGTCAGTGGTCAGCAAGGCCGTAAACATCTTGGGAGTCTTCTCGGAAGAGCGCACGGAGTTGGCGCTGTCAGACCTGGCGCGGGCAACGGCCATGCCCACCAGCACCGTCCATCGCCTGGTCCAGGAGCTGGTGGAATGCGGAGCCCTGGAGCGAACCGCTGCCGGCCGCTACGTCATCGGCCTGCGGCTGTGGGGTATTGCGGCCCGTTCACCGCACAATTACGCCCTGAGTGACGCGGCGACGCCCTACATGCAGCAGGTGCTGTCATCAACGCATGGCCATGTCCACCTGGCTGCGCTGCACGGACACGGCGCACTGGTCCTGGAAAAGCTGTCCTGGCCCCATGCCGAGAAGACCATCTCCCGGACCGGGAGCAAAATGCCGCTGCATGCCAGCGCTGCCGGACTGGTCCTACTCGCGTATGCCCCCAGTGCGTTTCAGGAAGCTGTGCTGGCGGCTCCCCTGAATGCCTTCACGCCTCAGACCACAACAGATCCGTTTGTTCTCCGGAGACTGTTGGCTGTGATCCGGCAGGAGGGGGTGTCCAGGAGCATGGAACAGCTTGTAGCGGGCATGGATGCCTGTGCAGCGCCGGTCTTCTGGCCTGATCAACGGGTAGCCGGAGCCATAGCCGGCATCGCGGCGACGGGAACCTACAAAATGGCGGACATGGAGCGTGCCGTCAGGAAGGCTGCCAAGGGTCTCACGGACTTCCTGGCTACCCCCGAATCTGCTGTGGGCTCACGTGCATCGTTCCACGCCGGGCTGCGGCCGATGGCCCACACGGATTGAACCCGCCCGAAATGATGGTTCCCAAGAGTCAGTTCTTAGGCGAAGTAGACGCCAATGCGGTTGCCGTCGATCTCTTCGATCCTGATGTCGATGTCATAAACATCCTGGAGCATGGAGCCGTGCATGATGTCCTGGGGGCTGCCCTGATGGATCAGGCGCCCGTCCTTCATGGCCAGGATCGTATCGGAGTAGCAGGACGCAAAATTGATGTCGTGGACCACCAGGACAATGGTCTTGCCCAGCTCGTCAGCCAGCCGGCGCAGCAACCGCATCATTTCCACTGAATGCTTCATGTCCAGGTTGTTCAAGGGTTCATCCAGGAGCAGATATTCGGTGTCCTGCGCCAGGACCATCGCGATGTAGGCACGCTGCCGCTGGCCTCCCGAGAGTTCGTCCACGAACCTGTCTGCCATGGCGGTCAGATCCAGCTGCCGGATCGATTCCTCCACCACTGCCAGGTCCTCCACCGTGGGACTGCCGCCGGTATGCGGGAACCTGCCAAAAGCAACCAGGTCGCGGACCGTGAGCCGCATGGTCAGGTGGTTTTCCTGGCGCAGGATGGCCATGGTCCGGGCGAGCTCCCTGCCCGGCGTGCTGGCCACGTCCAGGCCTGACACGGTTACTGTGCCACTCTCCAGCGGCTGCAGCCGACTGATCAGTGAAAGCAAGGTGGACTTTCCGGCACCGTTCGGGCCGATGATCGAGGTGATGCCGCCGCGGGGAATAACACAGCTGACGTCGTCGAGGACCTGCTGGCCTCCGTACGCCTTGGAAACGTTCCGGATGTCAATCATTGGCGTGTCCCGGTCATTTTCAGGGAGCCCTTCAGGAGGAGGAAAAGGAACAGAATGCCGCCGGTGAACTCGATGACCACACTGAGGGCGGTGGCGAAGCCGAACACGCGCTCCAGCACCACCTGGCCGCCCACCAGCGCGATGACGCCGATGAGCGCCACTATCGGGAAGAGGCGGGCGTGACTGAAGCCACGGCACAGCTGATAAGCAAGGCTGACTACCAGCAGGCCAAAGAACGTCACAGGACCAACCAAGGCAGTAGAGACGGCCACCAGGAGTGAGCAGGCCAGCAGGATACGCATGACTGCGCGCCGGTGGTCCACGCCCACATTAATGGCGATCTCCCGCCCCAGGGCCAGCACGTCCAGAGTATGGCGGGACTTCCAGACACCCCCGCACACAACGGCGATGATCACGGCGGAGACTCCCAAAAGCGAGGGCTCCACGTTGTTGAAGCTCGCAAAAAAGAGATCCTGCAGGATGGTGAACTCGCTCGGCTCCATCAGCCGCTGAAGCAGCGAGGAAAGACCACGGAAGAGGCTTCCCAGGATGACACCCACCAGGAGAAGCAAGTGCAGGGAACGCGTTGCGCCGGTGAACATCCACCGGTAAAGCAGGGCACTAAAGGCGACCATGAGGACCACCTCCAGCCCGAACCGCAGGGAAGGCGGGGCGGCCACCACCGTGGCCGCCCCCAGAGTGAAGGTCAGCACGGTCTGCAGCAGGATAAACAATGAGTCGAAGCCCATGATGGATGGCGTCAGGATCCGATTGGCCGTGACTGTTTGAAACAGCAGCGTGGAAACGCCCACAGCCACAGCCACCAGCAGCATGGCGGCCACCTTGAGGCTCCGCCGGGTCAGCACGTAGCCCACGTTGCCTTTGAGGTCGCTGAAGAGGAAATATGCGACGGCGGCAAGGGCCGCGGCAAGCAGGATTCCTGTCACGAGCCGCGGTGACAGGTTGCGCAGGGCACGGGCAGGCCTGCCCGGTACCTGCCGGACTGTAGCTGTATCAGGCATTGCGTTTCCTCAGGATCAGGAACAGGAACAGGACGGCCCCCACCACGGACATCACCACACCCACCGGGACTTCATAGGGGTACCTTATGGTCCTGCCGATAACATCGCAGACGAGCACGAACCCTGCCCCGAACAGGGCAGTCCACGGGACGGCCCTGCGCAGATTGTCACCGAACAGCAAGGAGACGATGTTGGGCACCACCAGGCCGAGGAAAGGCACAGCACCCACTGTCGTGACAACCACGGCGGCGATCAGCGAGACAATCACCAGGCCCAGCCGCATGGTCCGCGCGTAGTCCAGGCCAAGATTGGTGGTGAATTCCTGCCCCATCCCGGCCACTGTAAAACGGTCCGCGGCCAACAGTCCCACCAGCGTCAGGATGGCGACGATCCAGAGCAGTTCGTACCGGCCGCGGAGGACTCCGGAGAAGTCGCCGATCATCCAGTTGCTCAGCGTCTGGAGAAGATCGTAACGGTAGGCGAAGAAAGTGGTGACGGCGGCAATGACGCCGCCCAGCATGATGCCCACGAGCGGGATGAGGAGTGTGTTGCGGGCGGGCAGGCGGCGCAGGATGGCCAGGAAAAGGCCGGTTCCCAGCACGGCGAATATGCTGGCAACGCCCATCGTCAGCAAGACCGGGGCTCCCGGCAGGAAGACAGTGACCACCAGGATCCCCAGTGTGGCTGACTCAACCGTTCCCACCGTGGACGGCTCCACAAACCGGTTTCGCGCCATGAGTTGCATGATCAGGCCGGCAACGGCAACTGACATCCCGGCCAGGGCCACCGCGAGGGTGCGCGGGACCCTGGAAACCCAGAAGACATCTGCTGTGGCGGAATCCCCGCTGAGCAGGGCAGGCAGGGACACATCGCTGACCCCAACGAACATGCTTCCAGCAGCCAATGCCAGGACAACGGTGGCGACCGCCGCCAGGCTCAGATGCTCGCGGGTCCGGCCGCCCCGCACCGCTGCTTCCGCAGGCCGGACCGTGGTGGACATGGGATGGTCAGTCAGTCGGCTCAGGAAACTGAGGCGGCGACAGCGTCCACCATGGTCCTGATGTTGTTCAGGCCATAGCCCACGACGTACCAGCCGGCGGGGTCCAGGTTGATGATCCTGTTGTTGTGGGCCGCGTTGGTGGACTGGACCAGTTCGTTCTCCAGCAAGGGGTTGGAGGCTGCGGCCGTCGAGCCGATGGCCGTATCGCGGTTGATGACGTAGAGGATGTCCGGGTTGGCCGCTTTGATGTACTCAAAGGAAACGGCCCGGCCGTGTGCTCCTTCAAGCTTGATATCCGCGGCGGCGGGCACTCCCAGGACGTCGTGGATGAGCCCGAACCGTGATCCGGCGCCGTAGGCTGTCACCTCGCCACCGGAGGTCAGGACGATCAGTCCCTTACCGGCGTCGGACGCTTTGGTTTTCGTCACAGCGATCGTTGCGTCCACGGCAGCCAGCTTGGCTTCGACCTCTGCTTCTTTCTTGAAAATGGTCCCCAGGGTTTTCGTTTGGGACTTAAAGCTTTCCATCGGCCCGGCGGCGTCAATGGACAAATCGATGGTCGGGGCGATCTTGCTCAGCTCTTCGTAGGCCCCCGCGGTGCGGCCGGAAATGATGATGAGGTCCGGGGCTCCGGCACTGACGGCCTCGAAGTCAGGCTCTGTGGGGGATCCGATCTTGGTGTACTTTGCATCGGAGTACTTTCCGAGCGCCTCCGGGTAGCTGGCCTCGGGCACGCCGCTGGGCTCCACGCCCAAGGCGTCAAGGGTGTCCAGGACCCCGAGGTCGAAGGTGAATACTTTTGTGGGATTCACCGGTATGCCGGAGGTGCTTCCTTGCACGTGGTCAATGGTGATGGTGCTCGCATTGGACGTGGCGGCTGCATTGCCGCTGCACGCGGACATGGCCAGAAGGGCCGCCCCGGCCGCAAGGGCCGCAAGGCACCTCGAGAGCTTCTTCGTCACGTCGGATTCTCCAGTCAGGTAAATAGGTCACAGAGGTGTTGCCTAATGGCTGTGACTCTATGGGCAAGGAGAGGCTAAGTTCAAAACAAGTCGGGCGCTTTTCGGCGTTTTGTGGGTTAAATCACAGAAGCGCACGACGGCGCCCCGAACGTGCGCTTCATACCGCCTGCCAGGGATCCGGGGAAGGTTATTTGCCGTGTGTTACCCGGGCGGAATCGCGAAGTGCGGACAGGATATGCCGCACCATTTGCCCGGCCGTGTTGACCTCAAGGTAGACCGCGATGCCGCCGTACGTCAGGTCCAGGATCATTCCGCCGAGATCCGTGTCGCTTATTTCCGGGTGGCCGCTTGGGAAGAGTTTACTGCGGAGGAGATGTCCTATCTGTTCCCACTGGCTGGTGAAAAGCTGGCGCTGACTGTCAGTCAGCGTGCCATCGCGTTGCGCCCGCCGCAGCATTTCGATGGCGATGATGCCCCACTTTTTTTCGCCCGCCCGTGCATCGCTCCACTGGGCAACGACGTCGATCACCTCGCCGGGATCATCGATTCCATTGAGCAGCCGGGTCAGATCCTTGACATCGAAGCCGGCATTTCCTTCGAGCATCTGTTGAAGAATGTCTTCTTTGGAGGAGAAATTCGAGTAGAACGCGCCTTTGGAGAACCCTGCTTCCTCGGCGATGCGCTCTACGGAGGCGCCGTCGTAGCTGTAGCGTGCCACCACGTCGCCTGCAGATCGGAGGAGCTTCTCCCGAGTCAGTGCCTGGCTCTGTTCCCGTGTCAGCCGCGCCATCGATGCCCCTTAGATATTCGTTCAGTCCAAGTCTGTCTAACACTAGTATGCGAGCCTGCCCGGCCGGATTTAGCAGCTGGTTGCCGCGTCCCTGACAGCCTGTGCTTGAAACACACTTGGCCTTCAGCAGGGCATTGACGCCCCCCTCCCATCGAGATACGATCAGGTATCTGAATTCTTAGTGGAATGTCAAATCGTTGTCCTTTCCGTAAGCCCCGGCCCAGGGAAGAGGCCCGCAGAGTTTCAATGGAGGAGCTATGTCGTTACCAGCAGCAGGCAACCCGGCCCGGGACCTGTACCGCGGCCTCGATCCGCACCCGCGGTTGCTTTCGCTGCCAAGCCAGTGGGCGGACGGAATGACCCGCGAGGAGGCCTATTTGCTCTGCCCGGAGGACTCCTATGTCGAGTACTACGGAAACCAGTGGCTGATTGTGCCATTCGAACCGGTGGAACAGCCGCACTTCTTCGTCTGCCGGCCGGAGGACCACGTACTTGTCGCATGACGTCGCGACGGGTCGCCCATCAGTGCTCCTGCGTTGGGGTAGTCAGCGGCCGGCGGGAGTCGCCGTCTGCAGAACCTGGCCGAAGACTTCGTCGGGGTCCAGGCGGCGGAGTTCTTCGGCGAGGCAGTCGCGGAGGCTGCGTCGTGGGAGTGAGATGCGTTGGGCTGGTTGTCCGGGTTGGGTGAGTTCGGCGATGGAGAGTCCGGGGCGGAAGAGTTGGACGTCGCCGCCGGGGCGGCTGAGCCGGACGCGGCGGATCCCGGTTCCGGCGGGGTCCGCGACGATGGTGACGGGGGCGTCCAGGGACAGGGTGAGCCAGGCCGCGAGGAGGATGGTGGAGGGGGAGTCGGAGGCGCCTTCGACCGCGACGGCTGTCACGGGGGAGGGGTCTACCTGGTCCAGGACCGCGGCGAGCTGGATCCGCCAGTTCGTCAGCCGGGTCCAGGCCAGGTCGGTATCACCGGCTTTGTAGGTGGTCCGGATGTTCTCCAGGGCCTGTTGCGGGTCCGGTTCATTCGCGGAATCGGTGATCCGGCGGTGCGCGATCCGCCCGATCGAGGTTTCGCAGGCGTTTTCCGGGGCGCCGTGCGGCCACCACGCCACGATCGGGGCGTCCGGCAGCAACAGCGCGGCGACCAGGGACTCGGACTCGTGTGCGAGCTGGCCGTAGCCGCGCAGCACGATCACCTCGGACGCGCCGGCGTCCCCGCCGACCCGGATCTGCGCGTCCAGCCGGTCCGGGGCGTCCTTGCCGGCGTCGGCCAGCACGATGATCCGGCAGGGGTGTTCCCGGCTGGCCTCGTTCGCGGCCTCGATCGCTTCTTCCTCGAGCCCGGACTTGGTCACGACCACCAGGGTCAGGACCCGGCCCAGCGCGATCACGCCGCCCTGCTCGCGCAGGGCCATGATCTTCTTGGACACCTTCGAAGTGGTGGTGTCCGGCAAATCAACAATCATGGCCTTCTCCAGGTTCGTCCGTCACGGGCCAGCAGCTCATCAGCGCTGGCCGGGCCCCAGGAACCCGGGGCGTAGGGTTCGGGCTGTTCATTCAGTTCGGCCCAGTAGTCCTCGAACGGGTCAAGGATCTTCCAGGACAGCTCCACTTCCTCATGCCGCGGGAACAACGGCGGCTCACCCAACAGCACGTCCAGGATCAGCCGCTCATACGCCTCGGGGGACGATTCGGTGAAGGAGTGCCCGTAGCCGAAGTCCATCGTCACGTCCCGGACTTCCATCTGGGTGCCCGGGACCTTGGACCCGAACCTGATGGTCACGCCCTCATCGGGCTGGACCCGGATCACCACAGCGTTCTGACCGAAGTCATCCTCACCATGATCACGGAAGAGCAGGTTCGGGGCGCGTTTGAACACCACCGCGATCTCCGTCACCCGCCGTCCCAGCCTTTTGCCCGCGCGCAGATAAAACGGCACTCCGGCCCAGCGCCGGGTATGGATGTCCACCCGGATCGCGGCGAACGTCTCGGTGGTGGAATCGGCCGGGATGCCCTCTTCCTCCAGGTAGCCCTGGACCTGCTCCCCGCCCTGCCAGCCGCCGGCGAACTGGCCGCGCGCTGAATGCGTGGACAGGTCATCAGGGAGCTTGACGGCGGCCAGGACCTTTTCCTTCTCGGCGCGCAAATCATCGGCATTAAAACGAAATCGGCTCTTCCATCGCGGTCAGCGCCAGCAGCTGCAGCAGGTGGTTCTGGATCACGTCGCGGGCCGCGCCCACACCGTCGTAATACCCCGCCCGGCCGCCGGTACCAATGTCCTCAGCCATCGTGATCTGGACATGGTCCACGTAGTTCGCGTTCCACAACGGCTCAAACAACTGGTTCGCGAACCGCAACGCCAGAATGTTCTGCACCGTCTCCTTCCCCAAATAATGATCGATCCGGAACACCGCGTCCGCGGGGAACACCGACTCCACAATGTCATTGAGCTTCCGGGCAGATTCCAGGTCATGGCCGAACGGCTTCTCAATCACCACCCGCCGCCACTTATCCCCCT is a window encoding:
- a CDS encoding alcohol dehydrogenase catalytic domain-containing protein, whose translation is MTMTQTMTAARMHAVGEPMVIEEVPLPIPTGADVRVRVHSCNIVPNLANILANWTTWFPQNPLPALPAIFGLDPAGVVEAVGPDVREFAPGDRVYVNPGRSCGACKECRSGKIMHCQHFAFAGYFGLTPTSGQMLDRYPYGGLAEAMLAPAGSLVRLPDNLSFNRAARFGYLGTGYAALQKARLEPGSSLLINGISGTLGLGTALFALAQGVTTILGTGRNRELLERVRAISPERIQVFSTDDGPIDEWVRRVTDGGVDGYISALGPNTPHAPFLEGLRSLRRGGRAVNVGATAGDVPVDVHHLMDQQQSLIGSCWFSPGEGQEMAALAGSGAVDLSVFEDVVFGLEDVNDAINGLENRNGGFSNYIVSPTGGREHV
- a CDS encoding cupin domain-containing protein; amino-acid sequence: MSEPLLVDAIQGRDHNHFQGADGQASAVRRVVTGVSTHGEPQIVSDGPPPRSRAHVAVPGMVNSVVWATAAPPESGYRDLTPDLVTLVPGAGETVALLVTFPPDTVFADPLFDGPKAAREQMEITPGLAELFEQDNPGFHTTPTVDYGVVVSGEVVLDLGSATTVLRQGDIIVQNGTRHAWRNHTDQPATVFFVLIGRKPA
- a CDS encoding glycogen debranching N-terminal domain-containing protein; this encodes MAGWNADNAAGSTGLGAVTLVEGSSFCISLQNGDIFAHHPHGVFHRDTRILSRWCLTVNGQELEPLGAWTPSPFRATYIGRGVRADGRADSPLTVVRNRELGAGILEDIAIYNYSPHPAACEVVLSADADFADLFEVKDGRFHRQWAQTRRAEDGALRIEALWQGVKKDVIVRAPGCEASTDGLLFSTVIPAQGEWSVRASVMPELGESADGHPFHPGVASDSPQDRRQQAWARTIPDVTMGNPSVQRTMMRSHADLGALRIVDPDHPNRMVAAAGAPWFMALFGRDSLLSSSMILPLDASLALGTLQTLADRQGTVEDVLTEEQPGRILHEVRFGVGTGLALGGKSAYYGSADATPLFVALMGEVSRWGVSAEDIAALLPHADRALDWIRDYGDRDGDGFVEYERLNDQGLINQGWKDSWDGINFADGRLAEAPIALCEVQGYVYSAYIARAWMAHDAGDSELAAELQDRAARLKERFNEAFWLPDRGYYAIALDRDKRQVDACASNMGHCLWSGIVDADKAQQVADRLMSPEMFSGWGVRTLASDMKAYNPVSYHNGSVWPHDNALIVAGLMRYGFVEEAQTLSVALLEAAEYTDNRLPELFCGFSRDKCPEPLPYPTACSPQAWASAAPVMLLRSLLRYEAHVSLGGLWMDPVLPESWGAMHGSNAPVGTARVTVDISGKEATVKGLPEGMVHYRGTRPPLDNFSELEVLRRNRVPGLNG
- a CDS encoding IclR family transcriptional regulator; this encodes MAGNSTHPGLSVVSKAVNILGVFSEERTELALSDLARATAMPTSTVHRLVQELVECGALERTAAGRYVIGLRLWGIAARSPHNYALSDAATPYMQQVLSSTHGHVHLAALHGHGALVLEKLSWPHAEKTISRTGSKMPLHASAAGLVLLAYAPSAFQEAVLAAPLNAFTPQTTTDPFVLRRLLAVIRQEGVSRSMEQLVAGMDACAAPVFWPDQRVAGAIAGIAATGTYKMADMERAVRKAAKGLTDFLATPESAVGSRASFHAGLRPMAHTD
- a CDS encoding ABC transporter ATP-binding protein; translation: MIDIRNVSKAYGGQQVLDDVSCVIPRGGITSIIGPNGAGKSTLLSLISRLQPLESGTVTVSGLDVASTPGRELARTMAILRQENHLTMRLTVRDLVAFGRFPHTGGSPTVEDLAVVEESIRQLDLTAMADRFVDELSGGQRQRAYIAMVLAQDTEYLLLDEPLNNLDMKHSVEMMRLLRRLADELGKTIVLVVHDINFASCYSDTILAMKDGRLIHQGSPQDIMHGSMLQDVYDIDIRIEEIDGNRIGVYFA
- a CDS encoding iron chelate uptake ABC transporter family permease subunit; the protein is MPDTATVRQVPGRPARALRNLSPRLVTGILLAAALAAVAYFLFSDLKGNVGYVLTRRSLKVAAMLLVAVAVGVSTLLFQTVTANRILTPSIMGFDSLFILLQTVLTFTLGAATVVAAPPSLRFGLEVVLMVAFSALLYRWMFTGATRSLHLLLLVGVILGSLFRGLSSLLQRLMEPSEFTILQDLFFASFNNVEPSLLGVSAVIIAVVCGGVWKSRHTLDVLALGREIAINVGVDHRRAVMRILLACSLLVAVSTALVGPVTFFGLLVVSLAYQLCRGFSHARLFPIVALIGVIALVGGQVVLERVFGFATALSVVIEFTGGILFLFLLLKGSLKMTGTRQ
- a CDS encoding ABC transporter permease, coding for MSTTVRPAEAAVRGGRTREHLSLAAVATVVLALAAGSMFVGVSDVSLPALLSGDSATADVFWVSRVPRTLAVALAGMSVAVAGLIMQLMARNRFVEPSTVGTVESATLGILVVTVFLPGAPVLLTMGVASIFAVLGTGLFLAILRRLPARNTLLIPLVGIMLGGVIAAVTTFFAYRYDLLQTLSNWMIGDFSGVLRGRYELLWIVAILTLVGLLAADRFTVAGMGQEFTTNLGLDYARTMRLGLVIVSLIAAVVVTTVGAVPFLGLVVPNIVSLLFGDNLRRAVPWTALFGAGFVLVCDVIGRTIRYPYEVPVGVVMSVVGAVLFLFLILRKRNA
- a CDS encoding siderophore ABC transporter substrate-binding protein, with amino-acid sequence MTKKLSRCLAALAAGAALLAMSACSGNAAATSNASTITIDHVQGSTSGIPVNPTKVFTFDLGVLDTLDALGVEPSGVPEASYPEALGKYSDAKYTKIGSPTEPDFEAVSAGAPDLIIISGRTAGAYEELSKIAPTIDLSIDAAGPMESFKSQTKTLGTIFKKEAEVEAKLAAVDATIAVTKTKASDAGKGLIVLTSGGEVTAYGAGSRFGLIHDVLGVPAAADIKLEGAHGRAVSFEYIKAANPDILYVINRDTAIGSTAAASNPLLENELVQSTNAAHNNRIINLDPAGWYVVGYGLNNIRTMVDAVAASVS
- a CDS encoding TetR/AcrR family transcriptional regulator — its product is MARLTREQSQALTREKLLRSAGDVVARYSYDGASVERIAEEAGFSKGAFYSNFSSKEDILQQMLEGNAGFDVKDLTRLLNGIDDPGEVIDVVAQWSDARAGEKKWGIIAIEMLRRAQRDGTLTDSQRQLFTSQWEQIGHLLRSKLFPSGHPEISDTDLGGMILDLTYGGIAVYLEVNTAGQMVRHILSALRDSARVTHGK
- a CDS encoding glucose-6-phosphate dehydrogenase assembly protein OpcA, with protein sequence MIVDLPDTTTSKVSKKIMALREQGGVIALGRVLTLVVVTKSGLEEEAIEAANEASREHPCRIIVLADAGKDAPDRLDAQIRVGGDAGASEVIVLRGYGQLAHESESLVAALLLPDAPIVAWWPHGAPENACETSIGRIAHRRITDSANEPDPQQALENIRTTYKAGDTDLAWTRLTNWRIQLAAVLDQVDPSPVTAVAVEGASDSPSTILLAAWLTLSLDAPVTIVADPAGTGIRRVRLSRPGGDVQLFRPGLSIAELTQPGQPAQRISLPRRSLRDCLAEELRRLDPDEVFGQVLQTATPAGR